From the genome of Mustela lutreola isolate mMusLut2 chromosome 16, mMusLut2.pri, whole genome shotgun sequence, one region includes:
- the KLK11 gene encoding kallikrein-11 isoform X2, protein MMILQLIMLALVTGHVGGETRIIKGYQCSPHSQPWQVALFQKTRLLCGATLIAPKWLLTAAHCRKPRYVVHLGEHNLQRRDGCEQTRTATESFPHPDFNNSLPNKDHRNDIMLVKMATAAFITRAVRPLTLSSRCVTAGTRCLISGWGTTSSPQLHLPHTLRCANITIIKHEECEKAYPGNITDTMVCASVREEGKDSCQGDSGGPLVCDGSLQGIISWGQDPCAVTRKPGVYTKVCKYVDWIQKTMDNN, encoded by the exons GGCATGTAGGGGGAGAGACCAGGATCATCAAGGGGTACCAGTGCTCTCCTCATTCCCAGCCCTGGCAGGTGGCTCTGTTCCAGAAGACACGGCTGCTCTGTGGGGCAACCCTCATCGCTCCCAAATGGCTCCTGACAGCAGCTCACTGCCGCAAGCC CCGATATGTAGTTCATCTGGGGGAACACAACCTCCAGCGGCGGGATGGCTGTGAGCAGACCAGAACGGCCACCGAGTCCTTCCCCCACCCAGACTTCAACAACAGCCTCCCCAACAAAGACCACCGCAATGACATCATGCTGGTGAAGATGGCAACCGCAGCCTTCATCACTAGGGCCGTGCGACCACTCACCCTGTCATCGCGCTGTGTCACTGCGGGCACCCGCTGCCTCATTTCTGGCTGGGGCACCACGTCCAGCCCCCAGT TGCACCTGCCCCATACGTTAAGATGCGCCAACATCACCATCATTAAGCATGAGGAGTGTGAGAAGGCCTACCCCGGCAACATCACAGACACCATGGTGTGTGCCAGTGTTCGGGAAGAGGGCAAGGACTCCTGCCAG GGTGACTCTGGGGGCCCTCTGGTGTGTGATGGGTCTCTTCAAGGCATTATCTCCTGGGGCCAGGATCCATGTGCTGTCACCAGAAAGCCTGGTGTCTATACAAAGGTCTGCAAATATGTAGACTGGATCCAGAAGACTATGGATAATAACTAG
- the KLK11 gene encoding kallikrein-11 isoform X1, with the protein MMILQLIMLALVTGHVGGETRIIKGYQCSPHSQPWQVALFQKTRLLCGATLIAPKWLLTAAHCRKPWVLSSLPLSHVSPLLPSPASPLPSISDRHLSHLSRYVVHLGEHNLQRRDGCEQTRTATESFPHPDFNNSLPNKDHRNDIMLVKMATAAFITRAVRPLTLSSRCVTAGTRCLISGWGTTSSPQLHLPHTLRCANITIIKHEECEKAYPGNITDTMVCASVREEGKDSCQGDSGGPLVCDGSLQGIISWGQDPCAVTRKPGVYTKVCKYVDWIQKTMDNN; encoded by the exons GGCATGTAGGGGGAGAGACCAGGATCATCAAGGGGTACCAGTGCTCTCCTCATTCCCAGCCCTGGCAGGTGGCTCTGTTCCAGAAGACACGGCTGCTCTGTGGGGCAACCCTCATCGCTCCCAAATGGCTCCTGACAGCAGCTCACTGCCGCAAGCCGTGG GTGCTCTCATCCCTTCCCCTGTCCCATGTctcgcccctcctcccctctcctgcctctcccctgccttccATCTCTGACCGCCATCTCTCCCACCTCAGCCGATATGTAGTTCATCTGGGGGAACACAACCTCCAGCGGCGGGATGGCTGTGAGCAGACCAGAACGGCCACCGAGTCCTTCCCCCACCCAGACTTCAACAACAGCCTCCCCAACAAAGACCACCGCAATGACATCATGCTGGTGAAGATGGCAACCGCAGCCTTCATCACTAGGGCCGTGCGACCACTCACCCTGTCATCGCGCTGTGTCACTGCGGGCACCCGCTGCCTCATTTCTGGCTGGGGCACCACGTCCAGCCCCCAGT TGCACCTGCCCCATACGTTAAGATGCGCCAACATCACCATCATTAAGCATGAGGAGTGTGAGAAGGCCTACCCCGGCAACATCACAGACACCATGGTGTGTGCCAGTGTTCGGGAAGAGGGCAAGGACTCCTGCCAG GGTGACTCTGGGGGCCCTCTGGTGTGTGATGGGTCTCTTCAAGGCATTATCTCCTGGGGCCAGGATCCATGTGCTGTCACCAGAAAGCCTGGTGTCTATACAAAGGTCTGCAAATATGTAGACTGGATCCAGAAGACTATGGATAATAACTAG